In the genome of Streptomyces violaceoruber, the window GCGCCGCCGGTGTGCTGTCGGCGGGGTGGCTCGGCTGGAGTGCGTCCGGCCCGGGCCCGGCCGCTCGGGCGGCGGCGCTCCTGCTCGTGGCGGCGGCGCTCGCGCTGGTGGCCGGCCGCTTCGTTCCACGACCGGAGATCTCCGTGGGCGCCGCCTTCGCGGCCGGCCTGTGCGTGGTCGCCGGGGCCGGTGGGGTGCTGCGGGTGACGGTGCCCGGCGAGTGGACGGTGCCGGGATGTCTGGCCTGCGCGATCGCCCTGCTGGCGGCGGAGCGAACGCGTCTTCACCATCCGTTGCGGCAGGGGCTGGTGCGCGCTTCGGCGGCGGTTCAGGGCTTCGCGGTGCTGTGGACGCTCCCCCTGGTCGCCGGATGCGTCCTCGGCCCGGCGGTCCGGGGTGCGGGGGCCTGGTCCGGTACGCCGCGGGATTTCCGGGATGCCGTGTTCGCGGGCCTGCCCCGGCCGCCGTACGCGGGCACCGCGCCGCTGGTCCTCGCCGTGGTGGCCGCGGTGCTGGTGGTGGCCGGACACCGCACGGCCCGGCGCCCGGCGGTCACGGTGGCGGCGCCGGTCCTCGGCTGGGCGGCCGCCCTTGTCCTCCCGGTGGTGCTGCAACTGCCGTACGCGGCCGGTCTGGTGGCGCATGCGGTCGTGGTCGCGGCGGCCCTGTTCTTCGCGGTGCGGTTCGGCCGCGCCGACAAGCGGCCGTCGCCGCCGTCCCTGACGGCCCTCCTGCTGGCGCTCGTCACCTCGGTCGGCCTCGCCCTCGTCTCGCTGGCCTCCGAGCCCGCGACGATCGCCGTACTCGGGACGCTGACGGTCCTGTTCGCTGCCGCCGGGCTCCGTCCGGGGCCCGCGCCCTTCGCGGCGCCCGCCGCCCTCTGCCACGCCACGGCTCTGGCCTGCGCGATCGGTGCGTCCGCGGGCCGGCCGCCGCACCACACGGCACTGCTGGTCCTCGTCGTGCCCGCCGTCGCCGCCCTGATCGCGTCGCGGACGGGCGGGTCACGGACGGGCGGGTCGCGGACGGGCGGGTCGCGGACGGGCGGGTCGCGCGCCACCGTACCGGTCGAGGTGGCGGGTGCGGCCGCGGGGCTGCTGGCGCTCGCGCTCGCCGCGCCGGAGCCGCCGATGCTGGCCCTGGTGCTCTCCCTCTGCGGTGCCGTCGCGGCGGCCACCGCGCTGCGCCCGGAGCGGAGGGCGGCCGGTTGGGCGGCGGCCGCGCTGTTCCTGCTGGCCACCTGGGTGCGGCTGGCCGCGTGGGACGTCGCCGCTCCGGAGGCCTACACGCTGCCGGTGACCGGACCCGCGCTGATCGTCGGACTTCTGCGTCGGCGCCGTGACGCCGCGGTGTCGTCGTGGACGGCATACGGCTCCGGGCTGGCCGTCACCCTGGTGCCGAGTCTGCTCGCCGCCTGGGACGACCAGCACTGGCTGCGTCCGCTGGCGCTCGGCGTCGCCGCGCTCGCGGTGACGCTGGCGGGCGCCCGGCACCGGCTCCAGGCGCCATTGGTTCTCGGCCCGGGTGTGCTCGCGCTGGTGGCGCTGCACGAACTGACCCCGTACCTCGCCCAGGTCGTCGGCGCGCTCCCCCGCTGGGCTCCTCCCGCCGTCGCCGGTCTCGTGCTGCTGGTCCTCGGCGCCACCTACGAGCAACGGCTGCGGGACGCCCGGCGCCTGAGGGAGGCACTGGGGCGGCTCGGCTAGGGCCTGTCCGGCGGATCAGGTCGCGGGGCCGCCATGTGCACGAGCGAGGGGGCCTCGTGTCCAACCCGTGCAGCTTTGCGGTCGGGGTCATGGAACCCGGACGAGGCCACCCATCTTGCCGTGGGCCATTGATCGACTTCGTGGTAACACGAAGTGATCGATTTCGAAAGGGCCGACTCATGGGCATCTTCAGCCGCCGCCAGACCGCCACCGTCGAGCAGCCGTCGGCCGTCGGGCAGGACCCGTTCGCCGCACGGCCCGCGACAGCGCTCGCCACGCCCGACCCGGCCCTTCGCGCGCTGACCGGGCGATGGACCATCGACCGCCCGCACAGCCGGATCGGGTTCTCCGTGCGGCACGCGATGGTCACCACGGTCCGCGGGGCGTTCACCGACTACGACAGCACGCTCCACTTCGACGGAGCCCGCCCCTCCGAGTCCCGGGCCGACCTCGTCATCCGCGTGGCCAGCGTCGACACCGGCGTGGAACAACGGGACGCCCACCTCGTCGGCAAGGACTTCTTCGACGCGCGGCGCCACCCGGAGATGACCTTCCACTCCACCTCCACCACCCAGGAGTCCGCGGAGAGCTTCCGCATGACGGGGGACCTGACCATCCGGGACACGACCCGCCCCGTCGAGCTCCAACTGGACTACCTCGGCTCGGTCGTGGACCCGTTCGGCTACGAGCGGGCGGGTTTCGACGGGACCACCACCATCGACCGCAGGGACTGGGGCCTGGTCTACAACCAGCGACTCGAGGCGGGCGGCAGCATGGTGAGCGAGAAGGTCCGCCTGCAGTTCGACATCTCCGCGATCCGCTCCTCCTGAACCCTACGGCCGGGGCACGGCGCACGGGCGCAGGACCATGAGCGAGTCCTCCGGTGCCGCGACCATGGCGAAGGGGAACCGGTCGAGTTCGAGGCAGAGGGCAACGTCATCGGGATGGACGCCCTGACGCACGCCCTGCACCAGCTCGGTGGCGGCGCGCGACTCGGCGGCACGGCCGAGGAACCCGGCGGCGTCCGCATCGTGCCCGGCGGCCCTGCGCGCGATGTACCGGGCACACGCCAGGTCTTCGTCGGCCCGGCCGTCCTCACCGGTGACCACGAACGTGACGTGCTCGGGAGCGCGTGCCCGCAGCACCCGGGCCGTCGCCTCCGCGACCACGAAGCCGGCGCACAGCACCAGTGACGCGTCCCTGACCGCCAGGGCGCCGACGGTCCCCGCCGTGGTCTTCTGTACGACGGTCCGTCCCGCGAGGTCGGCGGAGCGCAACAGGCCCGGCGAGTTGACCAGGTCGAAACCGGGCGTGAGCGGCCCGTCCTTGAGCGCCACCCGGGCCGGGTCGCGCTCCTTGAGGGCCAGGGCTTCGTCCAGCGACCCGGCGAGAACGATCTTCTCGGCCCCCCGCGCGAAGGCCCATGCGGCCACGGTGAACGCGCGCATGACGTCGACGACGACCGCCACGGCCGGAGCCTCGCCGACCTCGGGTATGCCAACGAAACGAGTGTCCATTCCGTCATGATCGCGCACGCCCGGCAGCACTGTCACCGGTCGCGGCCCGCCGCGTCGTGGTCCGTCACCGCGGCGGTGAAACGCTCCGCGAGGGCGGCGGCAGCGGCACGCAGTTCCTTTCCGCCCTCGATGCGGAAGGCGAAGGGCACCCCCGCCAGCCACTCCTGCGCGTACATGTCCGGGTTGCGAGTGCTGCCGAGAAGGACGCAGCCGTCTCCCAGTGGTTCGAGCCGTCCCATGGGCGGGCGGATCCAGGGGGCGACCTCGGCGGGCGGGACGTCGAAGACCACGCGGGTGGCGAACTCCCATCCGGTGCCCAGGTTCTCCTCCAGCACCGCCACCGGGTCGAAGTCCACCGGCGCGTCGAATCCGTGGCCGGTGCTCCGGACCTCGCCGATCCGGTCGACCCGGTAGGTGCGGACGGCGTCGGCGCGGTGGGAGTGGCACAGCAGGTACCAGCGCCCGTGGCGGACGACGAGGGACCAGGGGTCCGCCTCCTCCTCCCATGCGTGGCCGGCCTCGCTGCGGTAGGCGAGCCGCACGCGGCGCCGGTGCGCGACGGCCTCGACGAGGGAACTGGTGACGGCCGGATCGGGGTGGGCCGCCAACGGGTCGGGGGCGGCTGCCGCGTACTCCCGCAGCAGTGCCGCCTGCCGGCCGACGCTCTCCGGCAGCGCCTTGACGACCTTGCCCAGCGCGGTACCGACGAGGTCGTCGGCATCGGCCACCGCAGGCCGGCCGCCGAGTGCCGCCATGACGAGGCCGAGGGCCTCGGCCTGCGTGAAGTGCACGGGCGGCAGTCTCGTCCCGCGTCCCAGCCGGTATCCGCCGTGCGGTCCGCGGGCCGACTCCACGGGGATGCCCGCCTCCTTGAGGATGCCGACGTACCGGCGCGCAGCTCGCTCCGTCACGCCCAGCCGCACGGCGAGTTCGTCGGCCGTCGTGGTGGGGCGGGTCCGGAGGATCTCCAGGGCGCGCAGCGCTCGCGCGGTGGGGCCGGGGTCGTTGGGCACGGGAGCAGGGTAGTCGGCGCACGGCGCGGCCCGGGGGCGGCGGAGGTCGGGCGACGGTGATCGCTGGCCGACGGCCGGCGACCGGCGACCGGCGACCGGCGACCGGCGACCGGCGACCGGCGACCGGCGGAGCAAACCGGCAGTGGATCGTCCGGATCTCCTCCTACGGTGGGGCCCACGCAGACGAAGGGGAACGATCATGGACATCGTGCTCATCGGCGGCCTCTGGCTGAACGGATCCGTGTGGGAGGGCGTCGCGTCCACGCTGGAGTCGCTCGGCCACCGTCCGGTGCCGCTCACGCTCCCCGGGCAGGGGGACGGCGCGGCGACCGCCACACTGGACGATCAGGTGGCAGCGGTGCTGGCCGCGGTGGACGCCGCGCCCGGCAGGCCCATGGTGGTGGGGCACTCCGCGGCCTGTGCGCTGGCCTGGCTGGCGGCCGACCGGCGGCCGGGGCGGTTGGCCAAGGTCGCGCTCATCGGCGGCATCCCGACCCCCGACGGCCGACCGTACGCGGACTTCTTCGAGGTCAGGGACGGTGTGATGCCCTTTCCGGGCTGGGAGCCCTTCCAGGGGCCCGATGCCGCCGACCTCGACGAGGCGGCGCGGCACGAGCTGGCGGCGGCCGCGATCCCGGTGCCCGAGGCCGTGGCCCGGGGTGTGGTGCGACTGTCCGACGAGCGCCGCTACGACGTGCCGGTCGTGGTCGTGTGCCCCGAGTTCACGCCCGCGCAGGCGCGGGAGTGGATCGACGCGGGCGATGTTCCGGAACTCGCCCGGGCCAAGCACGTCGACTTCGCGGACATCGACTCGGGCCACTGGCCCATGATCACCAAGCCTGCCGAGCTGGCCCGGGTCCTGGCCGCGGCGGCCGAGGGGAACTGACGGTCGCCACGTCCCGGTCGGCCAGAGTCCCGGCTCAGTGGAGGCAGAGGCAGAACGGATGGCCGGCCGGGTCCGCGTAGACCCGCCAGTTGGCGCCCGGGCGGAGCTGGTCGGTCCGCTCCAGGACGGTCGCGCCGAGTGCGAGGGCCCGCTTCTCCTCGCCTTCGAGGTCGTCGACGTCGAAGTCCAGATGGAGCTGCTGGGGGTGGTCCTGGCCGGGCCATTCGGGCGGCCGGTAGCCGTCCACCCGCTGGAGGGCCAGCGGCGTCCCCTCGAAGCCGTGCACCTCAAGCCAGTCGGAGTCGTCCGGATCCGCGACCACCCGCCCGCCGAGCAGCTCCGCGTAGAACGACGCGAGCCGTACCGGATCCGCGCAGTCCAGCGCGACCGCCTGCATCTTTCGAATCACGTCCGACTCTCCTCGCTCTTCGGGCCCTCGCGTCACGCCCGTGTACCGGAACGTCCTACCCGGGGCAGCGGCGGGCATGCGCGACGGCGGACCGCAGCGGATTCTTCTTCGCCCCCTCCGTGCACTTGGTGTTGCGCGCACTGCGTGCATAATGGGTTCAAGAGCATGCCGAGGAGCCGCCGAAGAACCGGGGAGAGGACACCTGCCGTGAGTGACGCACTGGATCCCGAGGTACTGGACGCAGCCGTCGAGAACGTCCACCGCGCCGGAATGCCGGGCCTGTTCGCCGAGGTGCGGGACGGCGACCAGGTCTGGCGGGGCGCCGCCGGGGTCGCCGATGTCGACACCGGCCGCCCGGTCACCGCCGACCTGCGCCACCGGGTCGGCAGCATCACGAAGACCTTCACCGCCGCCGCGGTCCTGCAGCAGGTCGAGCAGGGGCGGATCGGTCTCGACGCGCCGATCGGCCGGTATCTTCCGGGGCTCCTTCCCGACGGGCGCGGCGAGGCCGTCACGGTCCGCATGCTGATGAACCACACCAGTGGTCTCGCCGAGTACCTGCCCCACGCCTACTCGTCCCTCAAGGCGTTCCCCGCCCTCGCGGACACCGGGCCGCAGAGCCTGGACGACCACCGGTTCACCCGGTTCGACCCCGCCGAACTCATCGCACTCGGCGTCGCCGCACCCGCCGTCGGCCCCCCGGGCGGCGCTCCGGGCCTGTACTCGAACACCAACTACCTGCTCCTGGGCAAGCTCCTGGAGGAGGTGACCGGCACCAGCGCCGAGCGCTGCATCACCCGGAACGTCATCGAGCGCGCCGGACTCCGGGACACCGAGCTGCCCACCGGACCGTACGTGGGCGAGCCGCACTCGCGCCTCTACGAGTCCTGGTTCGGCATGATCGACCCACCGCGCGACTACAGCGTCTACGACATGTCGTGGGTGGGGCCGTCGGCGTCGCTGATTTCCACCGTCTCGGACCTCAACCGCTTCTTCGGGATGCTGCTGGCCGGCGAGATCGTGAGCCCGTCGTCGCTGGCGCAGATGCGGCGTACCGTGCCGGTGGTCTCCCAGGAGGGGCGGACCATCGAGTACGGTCTCGGCCTGCACCCGACACAGACGCCCGGTCAGGACACCTTCTGGGGCCACGGCGGCACGGCCTGGGGCGCCGGGGCGCTGGCCGTGATCAGCGCCGACGGCAGGCGCCGCGTGGCCGTCGCGGTGAACCTCCAGAGGTGGAACGCACTCGACTCGGCGGGCAGGCCGCGGCCCCATCCCATCGACGACGCGCTCGCGGCCTTCCACCGCGTGGCGATGTACGGCTGACCAAGGCGCGCCGGCCCGAGGCGTCAGCCCGTGTGCAGGACCCGCAGGCGGCCGGGGTCCGCCGGATCCCGGTCCACGACCTGCACCGGCGCCCAGACCCATTGCCACACGCCGATGTCCGGCGTCCGGGAGAACCGGATCCGCCCCCGGGTGCCCTCGGCCGAGACGCTCGCCCACGATTCGGGGGTCCACGCCCGGTCCGGGCCCTGCGAGCGCAGCATGCCGGCGAGGACCGTCACCGTGTCGTAGCCCTCGAAGGCGACGAAGGAGGGCGCTTCGGCCAGCCGCTCGCGCAGCGCCGTTGCGACCCGTTCACCAAGCGGGCCCAGGCGTTCGGGCAGGTAGCGCAGGAAGGGAACCGCGGCGCCGTCCGCGCCCAGCGACGTCGCCCATCCGGTGAACTCCGGCTGCCCGGCCGGGGCGCCGATCATGACTCCGGCCAGGCGCCGGTCCCGGCGCACGGAGCGGACGATCGACACGGCCGGCTCGGGGTGACCGACCAGGAGGAGGAGGGCGGTCGCGTGCCGGCCGGCGAGCGTGTCGCACACCGACGCGGCGGTCGAGTCGCGCACGTCGATGTCGACGACGGTGCCGCCGTGCGGCGCGAGGTGGTCACGCAGGATGCGGGCGCCAGACGCCCAGTAGACGCTGCTCGGGTCGATGGCCACGGCGATGCGGCGGTGGCCCGCGGCGAGGAGATGGTCCGCGTAGATCCGCCAGCCGTGGGACTGCGCCGGGGCGAGGCGCGCGACCCACGGCGTCGGCTGTTCGGTGAGCGTGTCGAGCACGGCCGAGGCGCACAGGAACGGCACGCCCAGGGCATCGGCCCTGGCGGCAGCGGCACGCGCGACGACGCTGTGGTACTCCCCCGCCACGGCGGCCACGCCCAGCCCGGCCAGTTCCTCCACGGCCGCGGCGGCCCGGTGGGGATCGGCCGCGGTGTCCCGCACCACCAGCGCCACCGGCCTGCCCATGATGCCGCCGGCGTCGTTGACTTCGCGTACGGCCAGTTCCATCCCGGCGAGCAGGTGCCGGCCCGCCTCGTCCCAGCCCGGCCGGGTCAGCGGCACGAGAGCCCCGATCCGGACGTGCCCGTTCGTCTCGTCCCGCCCCGGCAGAGTCTCTTGCGTCACCATGCCGGTCATTGCATCCACCCCCCGCCGTCGACGGCAACCGATTATGCGTTCCGCGAGCCCCTGGTTAAGTTGGCCGGCATGCCGCTGCCTCCGGAGGTCCACCGGACCACGTCCGTATTCCTGTCCGCGATCGACGCGTCCGCGCCGGGACTGGTCCGGGGGCTGTACCTGTGCGGCTCACTCGGTTTCGGCGAGTTCTTCCCCGACCGCAGTGACGTCGACTTCGTGAGCGTGCTGGCCGAGCGCCCGGACCGGGCCGCGCTGGCGGCGCTCGCCGCAGCGCACGAGACCGTCCGGCGGGAGCACCCCCGCCCCTTCTTCGACGGTTTCCACGCGGTGCGCGAGGACCTGGTCGGACCACCGGAGCACTGCCCCGACCTGCCCTGCACCCGGATGGGGGTCTACGAGGAGGCCGGGCGGTTCGGCATCAACCCCGTCACCTGGCACGAGCTGGTCCGGCACGGCGTGAAGGTCCGCGGCCCGGCGCTCACCGAGGCTGAGGTGCACGTCGACGACGCCGCGCTGCGTGCCTTCAGCCACGACAACCTGTCGAGCTACTGGTCGCACGTGCACCGGGAGTTGGTCGAGAGTCCGGCGGAGGCTGCCGAGCCGGACGCCGTGGAGTGGTGCGTGCTCGGTGTCAGCCGCCTGCATCACCTCCTCTCGACGGGTTCCCTCACTTCCAAGAGCGGCGCGGGACGGTACGCCCTGAACGCCTTCGATGCTCGCTGGCACCCGATCGTCCTCGAGGCCCTGCGGGTGCGAGAGTCCACCAGCGCTCCGTCCGTCTACGACGCGATCCCCGAACGCCGGGCCGACGACACGATCGCGTTCACCGCCATGGTCATCGGGGCCGGACTCGCCCACGGCGCCCGGCGGGACTGAGGATTCGGCGAAGTCGGTTCGGCCGACAGGGGGTTGTGGCAGTATCCGCTGTCATGTCACCGCTCGGCACGTTCCTGCCCGCCCCGTGGTCGCACCCGGCCGGTCGTCGTCTGTTCGTGGTGTTGCTCGTGCTGCTCCTGGCGGTGGGTACGCCGGCGGGTGTGTCCGGTGCGGCAGCCGGGGGCGGCGGGTCCGCGGCGACGCCCGATCGCGCCCGCTACGACGTGGACCTGCGCTCCGACGCCGACGGCGGCCGCTGGACGGGGCGACAGCGAGTGTCCTTCCGCAATGCGTCGGAGCGGCCGCTGCGCGAGGTGTACCTGCGCCTGTGGGGCAACGGCGAGGACGGGTGCGGCACACCCGGCACACCCGGTGCGCCCGGCGTGCCCTCGCCCGTCGTCGTGTCGGGTCTGCGCGGCGGGACGGCGGACCCGCTCACGGTGAACTGCACGGCTCTGCGCATCGCCCTGCCGAAGCCCCTCGCGCGGGGGGAGCGGGCGTCCGTGGCCTTCGACGTCTCCGTCACGGTGCCCGACCGCAATGCCCGCTTCGGCCGCGAGGGCGCCTTCCGCTTCCTCGGCAACGCCCTGCCGGTGCTCGCCGTGCACGACGCCGCGGGCTGGCACCTCGACCCGTACGTGGCCGTCGGCGAGAGCTTCTACGCCCTCGCCGGTGACTTCAGGGTCCGCCTCGACCACCCCTCGGGCATGGCGGTGCCCGCGACGGGCCGCAACAGGACCCGCCCGGGGGCCCCGGGACGTTCGGTGACCCTCAGCCTCGCGGAGCGCGTGCGGGACTTCGCCTGGGCGGCGGGGCCGTTCCGCACGGCGGCCCAGACCACGCCCGGGGGTGTGCGCGTGAAGTCGTTCTGGGCGCCCGGCACACCCGCCGCGGGCGTCCGCCTCGCCCGCGCGGAAGCCGTCGCCGCCGTCGACCGGTTCGGCCGCGAGTTCGGCCGCTATCCCTACGGCGAGGTCGATCTCGTGATGACCAGCGGGTTCGGTGGCGGTATGGAGTATCCCGGCCTCGTCCTGCTCGGCACCACCGAGGAGGGCAACGCCGTCGTCCACGAGCTGGCGCACCAGTGGTGGTACGGCATCGTCGGCAACGACCAGTACGCCTCGCCGTGGCTGGACGAGAGCTTCGCCCAGTACGCCAACTTCCGCTTCTACGGCCTGGAGACGCGCGACTGCTGGTCGGACGTCTACTGGCCCGACGACGGCGCCGAGCTGACCGCCTCCATGGACTACTGGTCGCGGCACCGCGGCGAGTACCACCTCGTCTACACGGCCGGGCCCTGCGCCCTGGCCGACCTGGAACGCACCCTCGGCGCCGACGCCATGGCCCGGCTCCTCGAGCGCTACGCCCGGGACCACTGGTACGGCGTCTCCACCACGGAGGACTTCAAGCGGGCCGCCCAGTCCATGACGGACGAGGACCTCGGCCCCTTCTGGGAGAGCCACCGCATCCGGTGACGGGGCCTCAGGTGACGTCCAGGTCGGCGTACAGCAGGTCGTGGTCCGAGTGCGACGTACGGACCACGCGGTGCTCGCGCGGGGCGACGCCGCGCAGGAAGACGTAGTCGAACTTGCTCTGCCAGTCCGTGGTCGGCTCGCAGGTGCCGCCGGGCGCGGGGTGGCACTGCGGGTCGGTGTCCGTGGCCAGGGACCACATGGGGTCGAGTTCGGAGGCTTCCGGTACGGCGTTGAAGTCGCCGACGACTATGGCGCGTTCGTGCCGGGCGACCTCCTTGGCGAGTACGCGGACCTGGTCCGTCCGGAACTCCTCCTGACGGCGCTGGGCGAGGTGCGTGTTGAACACCCGGACGGACCGGCCGCCCACCTCGGTGGTGACCGCGAGGTATCCGCGGTCCTCGGAGCCGCCGTCGGGGTACTCGACGTTGACCGCGTCCGTGATCGGCGCCGCCGAGAGGATGGCCTGGCCGAAGCCCCCGGGATTCCACGGCGCTCCCCCGCAACGGCTCCAGTTCTGCAGGACCGATCCGTGTGCGACGTGGTAGACGAGCCCGTGGAAGGCCTCCAGGTAGTCCCGGATCCTGTCGACGTCACGTGCGCAGGCTTCCTGCATGCCGATGACCTGGGGCGCGTGTGCGGCTATCTCCGCGGCCCGGTCGAGGTTGCTCGCGTCGCAGGGGTTGCACAGGTTCCACGTCATGACCCGGTCGGGTACGACGTCCTTGACGGCTTCGACGGGCAGCGACCTGCCGGACAGGGCACCGCCGGGTGCACTGGGCCCCACCAGTGCCACGCAGGCCAGCGCCACCGCGCAGACGAGCAATCGCGAGCCGCCCCATTTGAGCACCGCCGCCTCCTCGGTGTGGACACACATGGCAACCGCCGTTCCCACCGACGAGGTTATGGCACCGCGGGGCGGGCCCCGGCACCGCCCGGCCCCCGCCTCGTCCGGCGTCCCGGGAGCGGCCGACGCCCCGCCCGAGCCCTGCGCCACAACCACGGGTTGGGCAGCCCTATGCTCGCCCCCATGGATACCGAGGCGGTGCGATCGTTCGTCCGCGCGGCCGAGCTGGGCCAGCTGCGGCACGCGGCCGACGAACTCGGCGTGACGCAGCAGGCCGTCTCGAAACGGATCGCGGCCCTGGAGCGCGCGCTGGACGTCCGGTTGTTCACCCGCACCCCCCGAGGGGTCGAGCTGACGCTGGACGGGCAGGCCTTCCTGCCGCACGCCCGGAACATCGTCGCGAACGTCGACCGCGCCGTCACCGCGATCCGACGGGGCTCGCGGGCGCTGCGGATCGACGTGCTCGGCCTGCGGTCCGCGCAGGCCGTCGTCCTGCACGACTACTGGCGTTCACATCCCGGAACCGCACTCGACGTGGTGACACTCAAGGTCGACGACCCGCGTCTGGCGGTGGCCGCCGTGCGGGCGGGGGACGTCGACGCCTCCTTCCGCTCGGTCACCGACCCGGCCGCGCTGCCGCCCGAGGTGCGGATGATCCACGCGTTCCACTCCCCGCTGGAACTCGTCGTCGGCCCGAGACACCCGCTCGCCTCCACACGCACCGTGACACCGGCCCGGCTGCGCGGGCACCGGATCTGGGTGCCCGGTATCGCCCCGGGCAGCGAATGGGCGGAGTTCTACCAGCAGCTCACCGCCGAGTTCGGCCTCCGGGTGGACGCCGCGGGCCCCAACTTCGGCAACGAGGTACTCCTCGACATCCTCGCCGACTCCGACGACGTGGCCACCCTCGTGGGCTCGCGCGACCGGTACGTCTGGCCGACCGGTCACGATCTGCGCCGCATCCCGATCGCGGGTCCGACGCTCGCCTACCCGCTTTCGCTCCTCCTCCCCCGGGAGAATCCGCACCCGGGGCTCAGGGCGGTCGTCAACCACTTCGCGAACCTGGCCCCGCTGCCCGAGGACACCTGGCTGCCCTCCTGGGCGACGGACCGGCCGGAGTAGACCCCGCCGGCCCACCGGCCGGAGCAGACCGCCGACCCACCTCGGCGCGCTGCTCACCCGCAGCGGCCGAAGGCCCGCGGCACCGACACGATCCGGCTGGGCCCGTGCTACTGGTCGACGATCGCCTCGACGATGCGCATCAACCGCTCCCCCGCCCGGTCGATGCTTGCGTTCTGCGTGCTGACCTGCGCCCCTTCGAGGACGAAGGTGATCTGGGCCGCGACCTGTTCGGGGTCGGGCATCCCCGCCTCGGCACACATGCCGACCAGCCTGCGGGTCTGGCGGGCCTTGTGCTCCTCGATCACCCGTCGCGCGGGGTGGGAGTGGTCGGGCAGCTCGGCGAGGGAGTTGATGAAGGGGCAGCCCCGGTGCGAGAGCCCCGGCAGCCCGTCGGCGATGAAGCGGGCGAGGCCCAGGATCTGCTCCCGGGGCCGGCCGGGATGTTCGGCCTCGACGCGGTCGAAGGCCGCCTGGTACTCGGCGGCCAGGATCCGCAGCCATTCGGCGACGAGTGCGTCCTTGGTCTCGAAGTGC includes:
- a CDS encoding SCO7613 C-terminal domain-containing membrane protein produces the protein MTNLPPPAEELRFLDAELRQLDVRRATLLRRRAWLVHTLQATAARQPALGPGTAPVGPPAGTGATARRPEATAPGVQNVLLVLGGVLLTIAAIAFTLVSWGHLGIAGRALVLGALTVGALGAPVALLRRGLRSTAEAVAALGTALTVLDAYALHEVAFPGTDGAGYTATASAVLAALWAVYGVRLRLRHPLPLAVATAHLPLLLGAIAVGAGPYTLTAVSLATAAGGTAVALRAALLPVRIVAVTGALGTGAAGVLSAGWLGWSASGPGPAARAAALLLVAAALALVAGRFVPRPEISVGAAFAAGLCVVAGAGGVLRVTVPGEWTVPGCLACAIALLAAERTRLHHPLRQGLVRASAAVQGFAVLWTLPLVAGCVLGPAVRGAGAWSGTPRDFRDAVFAGLPRPPYAGTAPLVLAVVAAVLVVAGHRTARRPAVTVAAPVLGWAAALVLPVVLQLPYAAGLVAHAVVVAAALFFAVRFGRADKRPSPPSLTALLLALVTSVGLALVSLASEPATIAVLGTLTVLFAAAGLRPGPAPFAAPAALCHATALACAIGASAGRPPHHTALLVLVVPAVAALIASRTGGSRTGGSRTGGSRTGGSRATVPVEVAGAAAGLLALALAAPEPPMLALVLSLCGAVAAATALRPERRAAGWAAAALFLLATWVRLAAWDVAAPEAYTLPVTGPALIVGLLRRRRDAAVSSWTAYGSGLAVTLVPSLLAAWDDQHWLRPLALGVAALAVTLAGARHRLQAPLVLGPGVLALVALHELTPYLAQVVGALPRWAPPAVAGLVLLVLGATYEQRLRDARRLREALGRLG
- a CDS encoding YceI family protein: MGIFSRRQTATVEQPSAVGQDPFAARPATALATPDPALRALTGRWTIDRPHSRIGFSVRHAMVTTVRGAFTDYDSTLHFDGARPSESRADLVIRVASVDTGVEQRDAHLVGKDFFDARRHPEMTFHSTSTTQESAESFRMTGDLTIRDTTRPVELQLDYLGSVVDPFGYERAGFDGTTTIDRRDWGLVYNQRLEAGGSMVSEKVRLQFDISAIRSS
- a CDS encoding 2-phosphosulfolactate phosphatase, with product MDTRFVGIPEVGEAPAVAVVVDVMRAFTVAAWAFARGAEKIVLAGSLDEALALKERDPARVALKDGPLTPGFDLVNSPGLLRSADLAGRTVVQKTTAGTVGALAVRDASLVLCAGFVVAEATARVLRARAPEHVTFVVTGEDGRADEDLACARYIARRAAGHDADAAGFLGRAAESRAATELVQGVRQGVHPDDVALCLELDRFPFAMVAAPEDSLMVLRPCAVPRP
- a CDS encoding helix-turn-helix transcriptional regulator gives rise to the protein MPNDPGPTARALRALEILRTRPTTTADELAVRLGVTERAARRYVGILKEAGIPVESARGPHGGYRLGRGTRLPPVHFTQAEALGLVMAALGGRPAVADADDLVGTALGKVVKALPESVGRQAALLREYAAAAPDPLAAHPDPAVTSSLVEAVAHRRRVRLAYRSEAGHAWEEEADPWSLVVRHGRWYLLCHSHRADAVRTYRVDRIGEVRSTGHGFDAPVDFDPVAVLEENLGTGWEFATRVVFDVPPAEVAPWIRPPMGRLEPLGDGCVLLGSTRNPDMYAQEWLAGVPFAFRIEGGKELRAAAAALAERFTAAVTDHDAAGRDR
- a CDS encoding alpha/beta fold hydrolase — translated: MDIVLIGGLWLNGSVWEGVASTLESLGHRPVPLTLPGQGDGAATATLDDQVAAVLAAVDAAPGRPMVVGHSAACALAWLAADRRPGRLAKVALIGGIPTPDGRPYADFFEVRDGVMPFPGWEPFQGPDAADLDEAARHELAAAAIPVPEAVARGVVRLSDERRYDVPVVVVCPEFTPAQAREWIDAGDVPELARAKHVDFADIDSGHWPMITKPAELARVLAAAAEGN
- a CDS encoding VOC family protein, giving the protein MIRKMQAVALDCADPVRLASFYAELLGGRVVADPDDSDWLEVHGFEGTPLALQRVDGYRPPEWPGQDHPQQLHLDFDVDDLEGEEKRALALGATVLERTDQLRPGANWRVYADPAGHPFCLCLH
- a CDS encoding serine hydrolase domain-containing protein, with translation MPRSRRRTGERTPAVSDALDPEVLDAAVENVHRAGMPGLFAEVRDGDQVWRGAAGVADVDTGRPVTADLRHRVGSITKTFTAAAVLQQVEQGRIGLDAPIGRYLPGLLPDGRGEAVTVRMLMNHTSGLAEYLPHAYSSLKAFPALADTGPQSLDDHRFTRFDPAELIALGVAAPAVGPPGGAPGLYSNTNYLLLGKLLEEVTGTSAERCITRNVIERAGLRDTELPTGPYVGEPHSRLYESWFGMIDPPRDYSVYDMSWVGPSASLISTVSDLNRFFGMLLAGEIVSPSSLAQMRRTVPVVSQEGRTIEYGLGLHPTQTPGQDTFWGHGGTAWGAGALAVISADGRRRVAVAVNLQRWNALDSAGRPRPHPIDDALAAFHRVAMYG
- a CDS encoding ABC transporter substrate-binding protein, producing MTGMVTQETLPGRDETNGHVRIGALVPLTRPGWDEAGRHLLAGMELAVREVNDAGGIMGRPVALVVRDTAADPHRAAAAVEELAGLGVAAVAGEYHSVVARAAAARADALGVPFLCASAVLDTLTEQPTPWVARLAPAQSHGWRIYADHLLAAGHRRIAVAIDPSSVYWASGARILRDHLAPHGGTVVDIDVRDSTAASVCDTLAGRHATALLLLVGHPEPAVSIVRSVRRDRRLAGVMIGAPAGQPEFTGWATSLGADGAAVPFLRYLPERLGPLGERVATALRERLAEAPSFVAFEGYDTVTVLAGMLRSQGPDRAWTPESWASVSAEGTRGRIRFSRTPDIGVWQWVWAPVQVVDRDPADPGRLRVLHTG